One window of Robiginitalea biformata HTCC2501 genomic DNA carries:
- the corA gene encoding magnesium/cobalt transporter CorA, producing the protein MARKIPSKIGLKVRKPRQRRRKIGKAPGTITYLGERSGGTSSIDLLVYNEDTYEKSTLERLEDLEKTPGGTTQLVNVVGLSDESVMSRLGQMAALNALTVEDIVNTEQRPKIDEYEGYIFGVFKMLYLNGDKKIVKEHVALVLQQDRVYVFQEIAEDVFDGVRQRLEAHTGRIRSRGADYLFFALLDALVDNYFLVLEVTEDKLDALEDEVYLKPNSETAFRIQQLRKEIISLRGWIAPVRDLITRLIESDSPMITKDTRLFLRDALDHANEIHETLQLQREMAFSLMDMYMSSVSNRMNEVMKVLTIMASIFIPLTFIAGIYGMNFEYMPELQWRYGYFAVWGVMGVIFIALIVYFRRKGWL; encoded by the coding sequence ATGGCCCGTAAAATCCCTTCAAAAATCGGACTGAAGGTCCGCAAACCCCGGCAGCGCCGCCGCAAGATCGGCAAAGCCCCCGGCACGATTACCTATCTGGGAGAGCGTTCGGGCGGAACCTCGAGTATCGACCTGCTGGTGTACAACGAGGATACTTATGAAAAATCCACCTTGGAACGTCTCGAAGATCTGGAAAAGACACCCGGGGGCACCACACAGTTGGTCAACGTCGTCGGGCTGAGCGACGAATCCGTGATGAGCCGCCTGGGGCAAATGGCCGCACTGAACGCCCTGACGGTAGAAGATATCGTCAATACGGAGCAACGCCCGAAAATCGATGAGTATGAAGGGTATATATTCGGGGTTTTTAAAATGCTATACCTCAACGGGGATAAGAAAATCGTCAAGGAACACGTGGCTCTGGTGCTTCAACAGGATCGCGTTTACGTGTTCCAGGAAATTGCCGAGGACGTATTTGACGGCGTGAGGCAGCGATTGGAAGCCCATACAGGCCGCATTCGCAGTCGCGGTGCGGATTACTTGTTTTTTGCGCTGCTGGACGCGTTGGTAGACAACTACTTCCTGGTGCTGGAGGTTACCGAAGATAAGCTGGATGCCCTGGAAGACGAGGTGTACCTGAAACCGAATTCGGAAACGGCATTCCGGATCCAGCAATTGCGGAAGGAAATCATTTCGCTGCGCGGGTGGATAGCGCCTGTGCGGGATCTGATTACCCGGTTGATCGAATCGGATTCCCCGATGATAACCAAAGACACCCGGCTATTTTTGCGGGATGCCCTGGACCACGCAAATGAAATACACGAAACCCTGCAACTCCAGCGGGAGATGGCCTTCAGCCTGATGGATATGTATATGAGCAGCGTCAGCAACCGGATGAACGAGGTGATGAAAGTGCTGACCATCATGGCTTCCATCTTTATCCCATTGACTTTTATTGCCGGGATTTACGGGATGAATTTCGAATACATGCCTGAGTTGCAATGGCGGTACGGCTATTTTGCAGTCTGGGGCGTCATGGGGGTCATATTCATCGCCCTCATTGTCTATTTTCGCAGGAAAGGCTGGCTCTGA
- a CDS encoding tRNA pseudouridine synthase A — translation MHKTPEHHFLIRIAFLGFRFHGWQEQPGQRTVAGMIRKTFRFVLPDTPVKILGAGRTDARVSARDFAVQVIARAPELPPFGVLADALNENLPPDIRVNSIRPVPPGFNPIRDCASKTYRYYFQTGNHPDAYWTPFVGFLPGSPDITRMREAAPLFEGMHNFRCFTASPSEDKKYVRRVTRCRLGVGSPMDGVVAGKDPEGDTGFTAHMLEVRAPGFGRNQVRLMMAALAAVGRQELQPETLVKVLDEGQGWMSDSIVPASGLHLMHVEFKNGTA, via the coding sequence ATGCACAAGACGCCCGAACACCATTTTTTGATACGAATCGCCTTTCTGGGATTCCGCTTCCACGGATGGCAGGAACAACCCGGCCAGCGAACCGTGGCCGGGATGATCCGGAAGACTTTCCGGTTTGTGCTGCCCGATACGCCGGTTAAGATATTGGGTGCCGGCCGGACGGATGCCCGTGTCTCTGCGCGGGATTTTGCCGTACAGGTGATTGCGAGAGCCCCGGAATTGCCGCCTTTCGGGGTGTTGGCTGATGCGCTGAACGAGAATCTCCCCCCGGATATACGCGTCAATTCCATCCGGCCTGTGCCTCCCGGCTTTAACCCGATCCGGGATTGTGCCAGTAAAACATACCGCTATTATTTCCAGACGGGGAATCATCCGGACGCCTATTGGACGCCATTTGTGGGGTTCCTGCCGGGATCGCCGGATATTACCAGGATGCGGGAAGCCGCCCCGCTTTTTGAAGGCATGCACAACTTTCGCTGTTTTACCGCGAGCCCGTCTGAAGATAAAAAATACGTCCGCCGGGTTACCCGGTGCCGATTGGGTGTGGGTTCCCCGATGGATGGGGTGGTTGCAGGCAAAGACCCCGAAGGGGATACCGGGTTCACCGCACATATGCTGGAGGTCCGGGCCCCGGGATTCGGCCGGAACCAGGTGCGGCTGATGATGGCAGCCCTGGCGGCAGTGGGCCGGCAGGAATTGCAGCCGGAAACGCTGGTAAAGGTGTTGGATGAAGGTCAGGGTTGGATGAGCGACTCCATCGTTCCCGCTTCCGGCCTTCACCTGATGCACGTGGAATTCAAAAATGGAACCGCCTAG
- the hisF gene encoding imidazole glycerol phosphate synthase subunit HisF has protein sequence MLAKRIIPCLDIKDGRTVKGVNFVDLRDAGDPVDLAEAYAREGADELVFLDISATEEKRKTLAHLVRRVAERIDIPFTVGGGISSVADVDVLLHNGADKVSVNSSAVRSPELIDTLAAKFGSQCVVAALDAKWMDGLWRIHLVGGKVPTELELFSWAREVVDRGAGEILFTSMDHDGTKNGFANEALARMAREVAVPVIASGGAGTKSHFADTFTRGNADAALAASVFHFGEIPIPELKSYLREQGIPVRI, from the coding sequence ATGCTGGCCAAAAGAATCATTCCCTGCCTGGATATCAAAGACGGCCGAACGGTTAAGGGGGTCAATTTTGTGGACCTGCGCGACGCCGGCGATCCGGTGGACCTGGCCGAGGCGTATGCCCGCGAAGGTGCTGACGAGCTGGTTTTCCTGGACATTTCGGCCACGGAGGAAAAACGTAAAACCCTGGCCCACCTGGTCCGCCGGGTTGCCGAACGGATCGATATCCCATTTACCGTCGGGGGCGGGATTTCTTCGGTTGCCGACGTGGATGTACTTTTGCACAACGGAGCCGACAAGGTTTCCGTAAATTCATCGGCGGTCCGGTCCCCGGAACTGATCGATACACTGGCGGCAAAGTTCGGTTCCCAGTGCGTCGTTGCAGCCCTGGACGCCAAATGGATGGATGGCCTGTGGCGCATCCACCTGGTGGGCGGCAAGGTACCCACGGAACTGGAATTGTTTAGCTGGGCCCGGGAGGTCGTGGATCGGGGCGCAGGGGAAATCCTCTTTACCAGCATGGACCACGACGGCACCAAGAACGGCTTTGCCAACGAGGCGCTGGCCCGGATGGCCCGAGAGGTGGCGGTACCCGTGATTGCCTCCGGCGGGGCAGGGACTAAAAGCCATTTTGCCGATACGTTTACCAGGGGCAACGCCGACGCGGCCCTGGCGGCCAGTGTTTTCCATTTTGGCGAAATCCCGATCCCGGAATTGAAATCCTACCTGAGGGAACAAGGCATCCCGGTGCGGATATAA
- the hisIE gene encoding bifunctional phosphoribosyl-AMP cyclohydrolase/phosphoribosyl-ATP diphosphatase HisIE gives MKSIDFEKTGGLVPAIIQDSNTRAVLMLGYMDAEALEATKSSGKVTFYSRSKKRLWTKGESSGNFLEFVDVRVDCDGDALLIRARPTGPVCHTGSDTCWDEANPGDEDFLPELEAIIASRKEQADTPGGEANSYVAGLLRRGTAKVAQKVGEEAVETVIEAMGSDDNRFLNESADLLFHWLILLQAKGFRMADIERLLAERHRQRR, from the coding sequence ATGAAATCGATTGACTTTGAAAAAACCGGCGGGCTCGTGCCAGCCATTATCCAGGACTCCAATACCCGGGCGGTCTTGATGCTGGGGTATATGGATGCCGAGGCATTGGAAGCTACAAAATCCTCCGGGAAGGTCACGTTTTACAGTCGCAGTAAAAAGCGGCTCTGGACCAAGGGGGAATCCAGCGGGAACTTTCTGGAATTTGTGGATGTCCGGGTGGATTGCGATGGGGATGCACTCCTGATCCGGGCCAGGCCCACCGGGCCGGTATGTCATACGGGGTCAGACACCTGTTGGGATGAAGCCAATCCGGGCGACGAAGACTTTCTGCCGGAACTGGAAGCCATCATCGCCAGCAGAAAAGAGCAGGCCGATACGCCCGGGGGGGAAGCGAACAGTTATGTGGCCGGACTACTCCGACGGGGTACGGCCAAAGTGGCACAAAAAGTAGGGGAGGAGGCCGTTGAAACGGTCATTGAAGCTATGGGATCCGACGATAACCGCTTCCTGAATGAAAGTGCCGACCTGCTATTTCACTGGCTCATCCTGTTGCAGGCCAAGGGTTTCCGGATGGCGGATATTGAACGCCTGCTCGCGGAGCGGCATCGGCAGAGGCGTTAA
- a CDS encoding DinB family protein, with protein MDWTEDFKENTLFRMDESVRMLAICMEKVPDGLFWHREHGVLNSVGNLMLHLSGNIRQYIISGLGGAPDSRERDMEFEAVQQSGRAEVWAGFQETVREAQAVIRGAQAADLLEKRNVQGFTFSGMGLVIHAVEHLSYHTGQIAFIVKAGTGQQLGFYDGLDLTTKNS; from the coding sequence ATGGATTGGACAGAAGATTTTAAGGAGAATACCCTCTTCCGCATGGACGAATCTGTGCGAATGCTCGCCATTTGCATGGAGAAGGTCCCGGACGGTTTGTTCTGGCACCGCGAGCATGGCGTTTTGAATTCGGTGGGCAACCTGATGCTGCATCTGTCGGGGAATATCCGGCAATACATTATCAGTGGCCTGGGCGGAGCACCCGACAGCCGGGAGCGGGATATGGAGTTCGAAGCCGTGCAGCAATCCGGGAGGGCCGAGGTATGGGCCGGCTTTCAGGAAACCGTGCGTGAGGCCCAAGCCGTTATCCGCGGTGCCCAGGCAGCCGATTTACTGGAAAAACGAAATGTCCAGGGGTTTACATTCAGCGGGATGGGCCTGGTGATCCACGCCGTTGAACACCTGAGCTATCATACCGGGCAGATTGCCTTTATCGTCAAGGCTGGTACCGGGCAGCAACTCGGTTTTTACGACGGGCTGGACCTGACAACCAAAAATTCCTGA
- a CDS encoding vWA domain-containing protein gives MNKRKGFRFTSYQAPDLSPFEKLFDIFQELITHTSGDVDEAIDWLRELDREYELTDEDYTIDDFIEDLKAKGFLREEPQFGPDGEGDGEGASGDPSLSITSKLERMLRQRALEQIFGKLRRRGRGNHRTGKAGPGDEHTGDFRSYRFGDSLEQISMTESLRNAQVNHGMDNFRLDEDDLVVEDTHFKAQMSTVLMIDISHSMILYGEDRITPAKKVAMALAELITTRYPKDTLDILVFGNDAWPISVRELPYLKVGPYHTNTVAGLQLAMDLLRRKRNTNKQIFMITDGKPSCLRMADGTYYKNSVGLDDFIVEKCYNMAAQARKLHIPITTFMIARDPYLMQFVRHFTEANKGKALFTGLKGLGETIFEDYETNRKKRLRG, from the coding sequence ATGAATAAAAGAAAAGGATTCCGGTTTACTTCTTACCAGGCCCCAGACCTCAGCCCTTTCGAGAAGCTCTTCGACATCTTCCAGGAACTCATCACCCATACTTCCGGGGATGTGGACGAGGCCATTGACTGGTTGCGCGAGCTGGACAGGGAATACGAGCTAACCGACGAGGACTACACCATTGACGATTTTATCGAAGACCTGAAAGCCAAAGGGTTTCTCCGGGAGGAACCCCAATTTGGCCCGGATGGCGAGGGGGATGGCGAAGGGGCGTCCGGCGACCCATCACTGTCCATAACCTCCAAACTGGAGCGGATGTTGCGGCAACGGGCCCTGGAACAAATCTTTGGAAAATTGCGCCGTCGCGGACGCGGCAACCACCGCACGGGTAAAGCGGGGCCGGGGGATGAACACACGGGGGATTTCCGATCCTACCGATTCGGGGATTCCCTGGAGCAGATATCGATGACTGAAAGTCTTCGGAATGCCCAGGTCAACCACGGGATGGATAATTTCCGCCTGGACGAAGACGACCTGGTTGTGGAAGACACCCATTTCAAGGCGCAGATGAGCACCGTGCTGATGATCGATATCAGCCACAGTATGATCCTGTACGGGGAAGACCGCATTACCCCGGCCAAGAAAGTAGCCATGGCCCTGGCAGAATTGATTACCACAAGATACCCTAAGGACACCTTGGACATCCTGGTCTTTGGCAATGATGCCTGGCCGATCAGTGTCCGGGAGCTTCCCTATCTGAAGGTTGGTCCCTACCACACCAATACGGTGGCGGGACTGCAACTCGCCATGGACCTGCTGAGGCGCAAGCGAAATACGAACAAGCAAATCTTTATGATCACGGACGGGAAGCCTTCCTGCCTGCGCATGGCAGACGGCACGTATTACAAGAACAGTGTGGGGCTCGATGATTTCATCGTGGAAAAGTGCTACAACATGGCGGCCCAGGCCCGGAAACTGCACATTCCCATCACCACATTTATGATTGCCCGGGACCCCTACCTGATGCAGTTCGTCCGCCATTTTACCGAGGCGAATAAAGGGAAAGCCCTCTTTACAGGACTGAAGGGACTTGGGGAAACCATTTTTGAAGACTATGAAACGAACCGCAAAAAACGCCTGAGAGGCTGA
- a CDS encoding DUF2461 domain-containing protein, with protein MDQPGITPGVLEFLGELKANNNREWFEAHKPRFRKIQGQVGQFFDEVANNLRKHDEIERVKMFRIYRDVRFSSDKTPYKPHFAGSFSRAGAHLRGGYYLRIRPGETFAAVGFWDPRPPDLLRIRKELELDATEFRASINDPGFRRIWGELQGDAVKTAPKGFSRDHEAIDLIRHKQFIFVREFTDAQVVSPGFIKELDTSYLAVRPWFDLMSQILTTNLNGESLLNQ; from the coding sequence ATGGATCAACCAGGTATTACACCCGGGGTACTGGAATTCCTCGGGGAATTAAAAGCGAATAACAACAGGGAATGGTTTGAAGCCCATAAGCCCCGGTTCCGGAAAATCCAGGGCCAGGTAGGGCAATTTTTCGACGAGGTGGCGAATAACCTCAGAAAGCACGATGAAATTGAACGGGTAAAGATGTTCCGAATTTACAGGGACGTGCGTTTTTCATCCGACAAAACTCCCTACAAACCGCATTTTGCAGGCTCGTTTTCCCGGGCGGGTGCCCACCTGCGCGGCGGGTACTACCTGAGGATCCGCCCGGGCGAAACCTTCGCAGCCGTGGGGTTCTGGGACCCGCGACCCCCGGATTTGCTCCGGATACGGAAGGAACTGGAACTGGACGCAACCGAATTTCGGGCAAGCATTAACGACCCCGGGTTCAGGCGCATCTGGGGCGAGTTGCAGGGGGATGCCGTCAAGACGGCCCCGAAAGGTTTCAGCCGGGACCACGAGGCCATCGACCTGATCCGGCACAAGCAATTTATTTTTGTCCGGGAATTCACCGATGCGCAGGTTGTATCCCCGGGGTTTATCAAAGAGCTGGATACGAGTTACCTGGCTGTAAGGCCCTGGTTCGACCTGATGAGCCAAATACTGACTACAAATCTGAACGGGGAATCGCTGCTAAACCAGTGA
- the hisA gene encoding 1-(5-phosphoribosyl)-5-[(5-phosphoribosylamino)methylideneamino]imidazole-4-carboxamide isomerase, producing MRIIPAIDIIEGKCVRLTKGDYSTTKVYHEDPLEAARAFEDHGIRYLHVVDLDGARAGRIVNYKVLEKLASRTRLQIDFGGGLRTDDDLRIAFESGAEQVTGGSIAVREPHRFAGWLAEYGWERILLGADARDGKIAVSGWEEGSERELVPFVRDYLSQGIRYVICTDIARDGMLQGPATDLYRELIREAPADDAEIRLIASGGIRSLADLDALRGAGCEGAILGKSLYEGTIGLRELQGYMESNE from the coding sequence ATGAGGATTATCCCGGCAATCGATATCATTGAAGGAAAGTGCGTTCGCCTGACCAAGGGGGACTATTCAACCACCAAGGTTTATCACGAAGACCCCCTGGAAGCTGCCCGGGCATTTGAAGACCACGGAATCCGCTACCTTCACGTAGTGGACCTGGATGGTGCACGGGCAGGTCGTATCGTCAATTACAAGGTGCTCGAAAAGCTGGCCTCCCGCACCCGCCTGCAAATTGATTTTGGCGGGGGCCTGAGGACGGATGACGACCTGCGCATTGCATTTGAGAGCGGGGCAGAACAAGTGACGGGCGGCAGTATTGCTGTCCGGGAACCGCATCGGTTTGCCGGATGGCTCGCTGAATACGGCTGGGAACGAATCCTGCTTGGGGCGGATGCCCGGGATGGGAAAATAGCCGTATCCGGCTGGGAGGAAGGCAGCGAACGGGAACTGGTGCCCTTTGTAAGGGACTACCTGAGTCAGGGGATCCGGTACGTGATTTGCACGGACATTGCCCGGGACGGTATGTTACAAGGCCCGGCTACAGACCTCTACCGGGAACTGATCCGGGAAGCGCCGGCGGATGATGCGGAGATCCGGTTGATAGCCAGTGGGGGAATCCGCAGTCTGGCCGATCTGGATGCCCTCCGGGGAGCCGGCTGTGAAGGCGCCATACTGGGAAAGTCCCTATACGAAGGAACCATCGGATTAAGGGAATTGCAGGGCTATATGGAATCAAACGAATAG
- the cysM gene encoding cysteine synthase CysM, translating to MPGSLEDLIGNTPLVRSRKLVENPDVALYFKLEGQNPGGSVKDRAALNMIRSMLSRGEIGPETRLIEATSGNTGIALAMIARLYNLDLELVMPANATAERVQTMRAYGAKVTLTPQDVGIEGARDYAEEKVRDAGYKMFDQFANPDNWKAHYQTTGPEIWRDTRGAITHFVSSMGTTGTIMGTSAYLKEKNPDIQIVGVQPDDQASIPGIRKWPQAYLPKIYRPERVDHILEVTEKEARDMARRLASEEGIFAGMSSGGAAAAAVRLASELDSGHIVSIVCDRGDRYLSSDLFE from the coding sequence ATGCCGGGTAGCCTGGAAGATCTCATCGGGAATACGCCACTGGTTCGCAGCCGGAAGCTCGTCGAGAACCCGGATGTTGCCCTGTATTTCAAACTCGAAGGGCAGAACCCGGGGGGAAGCGTCAAGGACCGGGCCGCCCTGAATATGATCCGCAGTATGCTCAGCCGGGGGGAGATCGGCCCGGAAACCCGGCTTATCGAAGCCACCAGCGGGAATACGGGGATTGCCCTGGCCATGATTGCCAGGCTCTACAACCTGGACCTCGAGCTCGTAATGCCCGCGAATGCCACGGCAGAAAGGGTTCAAACCATGCGGGCCTACGGGGCCAAAGTGACCCTCACGCCCCAGGATGTGGGAATTGAAGGGGCCCGGGATTACGCCGAGGAGAAGGTGCGGGATGCCGGCTACAAAATGTTTGATCAGTTTGCTAACCCCGATAATTGGAAAGCCCACTACCAGACTACCGGTCCGGAAATCTGGAGGGATACCCGTGGGGCTATCACGCATTTCGTGTCCTCGATGGGAACCACCGGGACCATCATGGGTACGAGTGCGTACCTAAAAGAAAAGAACCCGGATATCCAGATAGTCGGCGTCCAGCCCGACGACCAGGCGAGTATCCCGGGAATCCGCAAATGGCCCCAGGCCTACCTGCCAAAAATTTACCGGCCCGAGCGGGTAGACCACATCCTGGAGGTCACCGAGAAGGAGGCGCGCGATATGGCGCGCCGTCTGGCTTCAGAGGAAGGTATTTTTGCGGGGATGAGCAGTGGCGGGGCGGCTGCCGCAGCCGTTCGGCTGGCTTCCGAGCTCGACAGCGGGCACATCGTATCCATCGTCTGCGATCGTGGCGACCGGTATCTCTCCTCCGATCTATTCGAATAG
- the epsC gene encoding serine O-acetyltransferase EpsC — translation MDKNEIIRSIEAHKDNPALKFRLKRRSEEFTDRLFLTLFDQETPVKENLEQLEQSFEELVELACWEKDKPCSEVWAQYVGLLPEILEKLNLDARAISACDPASLSLEEVYMAYPGFYAIAIYRLAHELYRMGFPLVPRLMTEYAHSRTGVDINPGAQIGRSFFIDHATGVVIGETAVIRDHVKIYQGVTLGALYVAKNLQQTKRHPTIEDHVTIYANATILGGDTVIGANSVIGGNAWLTESVPANSTVFHTPEIRIKTEKHAG, via the coding sequence ATGGACAAAAATGAAATCATCCGATCAATCGAAGCACACAAGGACAATCCGGCCTTGAAATTCAGATTGAAACGACGAAGCGAAGAATTTACGGATCGGCTCTTCCTCACCTTGTTCGACCAGGAAACCCCGGTGAAGGAAAATCTGGAACAGCTGGAACAGTCTTTTGAAGAGCTGGTGGAACTGGCCTGTTGGGAAAAGGACAAACCCTGCAGTGAAGTCTGGGCACAATATGTGGGACTCTTACCGGAAATCCTCGAAAAGCTGAACCTGGATGCCCGGGCGATCTCTGCCTGCGACCCGGCATCGCTTTCGCTGGAAGAGGTGTATATGGCGTATCCGGGATTTTATGCGATTGCCATCTACCGCCTGGCCCACGAGCTTTACAGGATGGGTTTCCCGCTCGTGCCGCGGCTGATGACCGAATATGCCCACAGCCGGACGGGAGTCGACATCAACCCGGGGGCACAAATCGGTCGGTCCTTCTTCATTGACCACGCCACCGGGGTGGTCATCGGGGAAACGGCCGTGATTCGCGACCATGTAAAAATCTACCAGGGGGTAACCCTTGGGGCCCTTTACGTGGCCAAGAATTTACAGCAAACCAAAAGGCACCCCACCATTGAGGACCATGTCACGATTTATGCAAATGCGACCATCCTGGGGGGAGACACGGTCATCGGGGCCAATTCGGTCATCGGGGGAAATGCCTGGCTTACGGAATCCGTCCCGGCTAATTCCACCGTGTTCCACACCCCGGAAATCCGCATCAAAACCGAAAAGCATGCCGGGTAG
- a CDS encoding Dps family protein — protein MNYLNINEEKLLPVVVELNTLLADYHVYYQKLRNFHWNILGQNFFDLHEKFEELYEDARTKIDEIAERILTLRYHPMSNLSAYLEASSIEESDSSLKDTEMVEETLKAHEVLLRQMTKVVEQADAVGDEGTIDLIGAYIRELEKMSWMLDAWNKTPAERLKETKEAVA, from the coding sequence ATGAATTACCTGAATATCAACGAAGAGAAGTTATTGCCCGTAGTGGTGGAGCTCAATACACTGCTGGCGGATTACCATGTATACTATCAGAAATTGCGGAATTTTCACTGGAATATTCTCGGACAGAACTTTTTCGATTTGCACGAAAAGTTTGAGGAGCTTTACGAGGATGCAAGGACCAAGATCGATGAGATCGCAGAACGCATCCTGACCCTGCGGTACCATCCGATGAGTAACCTGAGTGCCTACCTGGAGGCTTCTTCCATAGAAGAGAGCGATAGTTCCCTGAAAGATACCGAGATGGTAGAGGAAACGCTCAAAGCCCATGAGGTGCTGCTTCGGCAAATGACCAAGGTTGTGGAGCAGGCGGATGCCGTGGGGGATGAAGGGACCATCGATTTGATAGGAGCCTATATCCGTGAACTGGAAAAGATGAGCTGGATGCTCGATGCCTGGAATAAAACACCGGCCGAGCGGCTCAAGGAGACGAAAGAAGCAGTTGCCTGA
- a CDS encoding MoxR family ATPase produces MENLRSDAPDIRTLGDLKASGYQPRPVRDEIRANLIDRIRSGKPAFEGVWGYENTVIPQLEQALLSRHHINLLGLRGQAKTRLARLMVGLLDEWVPEVAGSEIHDDPIRPISRYARDTISENGDKTEIAWIHRSERFYEKLATPDVTVADLIGDVDPIKAANLKLSYADDRVIHFGMIPRANRCIFTINELPDLQSRIQVALFNILEEGDVQIRGFKVRLPLDLQFVFTANPEDYTNRGSIVTPLKDRIGSQILTHYPEDIDTARKITEQEAGLDEAQAAGIGIPDSARDLLEQISFEARESEYVDRKSGVSARTSITALENLVSTAERRMLRNGDTRTTVRLSDFLGVVPAITGKIELVYEGEQEGADSVALQLIEDAVKSVFATHFPEIKKLEHKDAQSPYDELVQWFFEGEGLELEDDLPDGAYRDALDSVQPLEDLLRKYQPDLEAEEKYFIKEVILWGLVAHQKLSKNRFTEGYRFGDLYGSFIRGL; encoded by the coding sequence ATGGAAAATCTACGATCCGATGCCCCGGATATTCGCACCCTGGGAGACTTAAAAGCATCCGGTTACCAGCCGCGTCCTGTACGCGATGAAATCAGGGCGAACCTGATAGACAGGATCCGATCTGGGAAGCCTGCCTTCGAAGGGGTCTGGGGATATGAAAACACGGTGATACCCCAACTGGAACAAGCGTTATTGTCCCGCCACCACATCAACCTGCTTGGGTTGCGCGGCCAGGCTAAAACCCGTTTGGCCCGGCTTATGGTTGGCCTGTTGGACGAGTGGGTACCGGAAGTGGCGGGCTCCGAGATTCACGACGACCCCATCCGGCCGATTTCCCGGTATGCCCGGGATACGATTTCCGAAAACGGGGATAAAACCGAGATTGCATGGATCCACCGTTCGGAGCGGTTTTATGAAAAACTGGCTACCCCGGATGTGACGGTGGCCGACCTGATAGGCGATGTAGACCCCATCAAGGCAGCCAACCTGAAACTGTCCTACGCAGACGACCGGGTGATACATTTCGGGATGATTCCCCGCGCCAACCGGTGCATTTTTACCATCAACGAATTGCCGGACCTGCAATCCCGCATCCAGGTAGCGCTGTTTAATATCCTGGAGGAAGGGGATGTGCAGATCAGGGGTTTCAAGGTGCGCCTGCCCCTGGACCTGCAATTCGTATTTACGGCCAACCCGGAAGATTACACAAACCGCGGGAGTATCGTGACCCCGCTGAAGGACCGGATCGGATCCCAGATTCTTACCCACTATCCGGAAGATATCGATACGGCCCGGAAAATTACCGAGCAGGAAGCCGGCCTGGATGAGGCCCAGGCTGCCGGCATCGGCATTCCCGATTCGGCCAGGGACCTGTTGGAGCAAATCAGTTTTGAAGCCCGCGAGAGTGAGTATGTAGACCGCAAAAGCGGCGTAAGTGCACGGACAAGTATAACGGCCCTGGAAAACCTGGTCAGTACGGCGGAACGGCGGATGCTGCGCAATGGCGATACCCGTACCACGGTACGTCTCAGCGACTTCCTCGGCGTAGTCCCCGCCATTACCGGGAAGATTGAGCTGGTCTATGAAGGGGAACAGGAGGGGGCGGACTCCGTGGCACTCCAACTCATTGAAGATGCCGTGAAATCCGTATTTGCCACACATTTTCCTGAGATCAAAAAGCTGGAGCACAAGGATGCGCAAAGCCCCTACGATGAGTTGGTTCAATGGTTTTTTGAAGGCGAGGGCCTGGAACTCGAAGACGACTTGCCGGACGGTGCCTACCGGGACGCCCTGGACAGTGTCCAACCCCTTGAGGATTTACTCCGCAAATACCAGCCCGACCTGGAGGCGGAGGAGAAATATTTTATAAAAGAGGTAATCCTCTGGGGGCTCGTGGCGCATCAGAAGCTCAGTAAAAACCGGTTTACGGAAGGATATCGCTTTGGCGATTTGTACGGGAGCTTTATCCGGGGCTTATAA